gacatttagtatgggagctgtcaaatttctcaccatcaaaaagcagcgttgagctttTGTCTATAGATAGTCAAGATACAAGATTTCTTTGAAAAACTCTTGAAAATTTCAAGACGACAAAAATTAAGCATTTGAAGCatacaaaaaacattaaaaaataacacgtgaaaaattattaaaaaatcttagaatcaagaatttttgaatcaaacaattttagaatttttggaaaaagtaataattatttcaatcgtttttttttatctcaacaGTTTCGCTAATTCAAATTCTACTATTGCGAACatatttgtattaaaaaacactCCAACGTCTAAAGCAGTTATTTAACAGAGGTTTTAATTTCAATTCcatatttcacaatttttattattataaatattCATAATCATATTTTATTCATATATTGTATTGTTCTACTCCATTTTATGATAACATTGTATAATACTATATGACATATAACCTATACTAATCAATTTTCCTCTCAGCATACACACTGCATATTACACCAAACACCATCcccattgaaaaatttaaactataaatcggagcgtttggtacggtatgtccccgcatccaagggtcctgatcagtgttgcaaatgagtgatagaaaagctatcaattgataatctctgcaccaaaaacatccgagagtatagcggccgtcactaaagcttgtgagatctcttcttgtgtcccgtgattcccagcgatatcattctctctctctatcactcctccccttttcctcgactatgcgctctcaccactgagtctctcaatctctccgaaaactgcaatgagagaacgcgagatggcgattaggagccgaccacgcatgacggcccgttaaactgcgtttgtgAAATTGGTTATGTGGCGGTTTTTGTGGTTAAACACTGTtacggtaggatgatcgtggaagcgggaatgagagagaaaagaaaaaatgtcaatcgcgagtttgtaaacacgaaaacgtgttcggctattttcggcgctgagagtttcaataaggagagaagagcagttgtatttgaggcatgaatattcaggtgggataattgtagttgctgagagctgatattttgatattttaacaaccctggtcctgattgctcaaaatcaaccactccactCTCGAGCACAAATAgtaggcgacgcgatactgccctgatgaattcctaccgtttgtcactttcacaccattcgctcccgaacactctctcttctactctccttctctctctctgaaaggctcagtctccgaacggctcaggcaggccgaacgtcgccgatcactctgaactgaaaacattttttctctgatgcgctgcgttatactcattgaattgggttgcctaaaatcaatgttatcaattaaattgtgcatttattttgatttcataatatTAAAGACACCATTCAGAGAtgcttccaccaagaaaaaatcaaattgatggcaaactgagggcgtgaagacaaaaagcctgccgcgctggcattttgtgcgagtggctcttcgctgagcatgttaGTGTAAGAgcgtcgtcgagcgacggagtaggcaaatattttcacgatgtatttgttcgctgtgTGAatagttcgggccactcgctggctgcttgcgagacTCATTTGCTCATGAATGttagcgggttggaataggcgacgaatggataggcgatgagtgagtggtttctgttcattgaaccgaaaatcaggacccttgcctgcatccttcctcccctgttgattctgtgaaatgtggtccgttcacagaatcctctttgcagtaaacacaacgcagtagggctggctgctttaatttttgtaatatgtTCTGGATTTACtgcaattattattattgataagaaaagtgcttggggcttaatctaatcacaagactttccagcatgctttcatcggactggctgcgtctgTGTTagattaagaattttagaattttaggttAGACGAAGGTGATATTGTTTCTGAATGTTTCAAGTcatatttctaaaatattgctgaaATTATATTTATTGATCTTCtgcataatatttatttctttgaaaaataataataatcaacCGCAAACGCGAGCGCAAATACCCCAACCCAACCAATCCAAACGAGTCTAGATTCGAACACGCGGAATCTGCTATCCTTTTCAGCGGGAACAAAAACCACGGTGCGAATTTTCTCCTCGAGTCGCTCCACCTCTTGCCGGGACACTCTCGAATTGGTGCGCAACTCGAGCCTCTCCAGCTGTCCCGGATGCTGGCAAAAGTGACGCACCGTCTCGTCCGTGATGGAGCAGCTCTTGATGGTCAGCTTGCGCAGCTTCGCGAACCGGTGACTGAGGTGGTGGATCGTGGCGTCGTCAAAGGTGCGAGTATCGGCCAGGTTGAGCTCGCTGAGGTTCGGGAAGGAGTAGAGCAGGCTGTCGAGGTGGTTctttgggattgggattgggaagcTTAGGGTTAGGGCtttggtggtggtgttggtgaaGCGGGTTGGGGTTTGTGGCCACGCGAGGACGGTGTTGTAGTGGAGCGTGAGTTGTTTCAGGGACGGCAACCGTCCGAAGGCTTGGGCAAATTGTGGCCAGTTTTGCAGGTGGCAAAAGGAAAGGGAGAGGGTTTGGATGCGGTGGGACCGAGCTAGAAACTGCCACGTTTCGTCCGGATGTACGGATAGGTACTTCAGCTGGAGACTTTTGAGGTTGGCTCGGCGGGAAGGGTCGATTGGCTGCAGGTGTTTGAATCGACGCGTGTGAGGATCGCCGAGAAGGTAAAGCGACTCCAGCTTCGGCACGGTTCTTAGGAAGTCCATCGACAGCGTTTCGTGGTCGATTCCGGCGAAGCAAACTGACAGGTGTTTCAGGTTCGGCAGCAGTTGACCAATCTCGGATAGTATCTGTGGGAAAGGGGTTTGGATTTTGTTATTTGGGGTCTGAAAATATTTAGGGTCACTGGAAAACTTACCGATCCTGTAATATCTCTGCCAAACACACTCAAAGTGGTGAGTGTTGGTTGCAGACGACAGAACTGCACCGTCAACAGTACATCGTTACAGTGCTGAACCCAGGCATTGGTCAGTTTCAGCTGGTCCATCTCCGAGACGGCTTCCAGCACGGTGTCCGTCAGTCTCAGCTTCAGCACCTTCAGCGTACCCTGGACAATCTGCACCAGCTCGAGTAGATCCGGCTCGCCCGGAGCGGTGTGATGTGTAACGGAAAGTCTCTTCAGCCTAGGACAACCATTCTTGAGAGCCTTCACCAATCCCGGTGAAGCGCGATGGAACAGCAAACCTTCCAGACTGTTCAACCGCAAGTCCCCATCGAAATCCTCACCCTTCACAACCGTCGAGTACCCCACATCCAGCTCTCTAAGATTCGTAGTCTGCCGAAGCATCGCCAACAAAACCGGAAGATCCACTGTAACACTGCTCAAATCAATCCGCACCAGCTTCGACCCAAAAGCGGCCCACCAAGGCTCCACGGAAACCACGGAGCAACGCTCGAGCCGGGCTCGCCTGGCCATGACGTGCCACACGCCCGGATGTCGACGGTCCAGCGGTCGATCCACCGGAAATCGGAGCACCACCCGGTCCATCAGCGTCGAACTCGCCCCGATCCGATCGCGCCAGTGGCGACAAACCAGCAGCGCCGACTTGAGATCCCGAAGCGCGAGATGCCGGAAGATGTgatccagcagttccggcgggAAGCGGTCCGGGTCCAGGACGGAGGATGGCAGGTTGGGGTTCGACATTTTGCGATTTAGCACCGACGAGGGCTGAACGTGAACTGAGTTTTTGAATCTGAATCTAGGTAGAGGGATTATGTACAGACGAGACGTCCAGAGTCTTGGAGAAAGATGAAACTGATAAAAAGGGATCGCTCATGGCGAAGGGTCACTAAAACGATTAACGCATGGGCGGTACTGGTTTCCCGCCTGCCATTACACTTTTATGACTTTATTGCTCACAGCAGGGAACAAGAGAGAGTTTTTGATGATCCTTCTACCCTCAACGGTCCGTAACTACCTGCGAAAAAGGTTCAAATCATGCGTCGAACGTGCTTTGCCAGCTGAAAAAAATATGGCGCAGGTTGCTTAACCTCAATGTGAGTCTCTACCCGTCAGAATGTAGCTACGTAAACACGCGGTGATttgtgatttgtttaccttttttccggcaccctcagcaaacgtcgaTCCGTACAAAATtgttgccggatcttttccgggagagatcagaaaaaaagatccggcaacaatttgtactgatttgacgtttgctgagggtgccgaaaagtttggttatgttactgctgagcaattctctcagatttcggtcattcgattttttttatttttttatgtgactgaaactttttggtgccttcggtatacacaaaaaagcaattttgcatcattagtttgttcatataattttccatacaaagttggtagctgtccatacaaaaatgatacatgaaaattccaaaatctgtatcttttgaagaaatttgttatcgatttggtgtcttcggcaaagcaaagaaggtatggataaggacaacactgaaaaaatgatacacgttaaaaaaatgttggtgattttaaattttactttttgtcactaataaagtttgtaaaaaaaacactattttaattttttttatttaattatatgttttagggggcatcaaatgccaacttttcagaaatttccagaatgggcaaacaaTCTGACCGAATGATGAATTATTAATCAATACTAAactaaagtttattttaaaatttcgggcTTTAAATATCGgatttttcttatttcattttttttttaattgctaaaattttcttgaattcttttaatttctcaaatttttcgattccttaaaattcataatgttccttttaatttctcaaatttaaaaatttctagaattattgttttttgaatttgtgtaattctggagttttttcaatttcttgaatttctcgaCTCCTTAAATatctataaatttataaaatttgtgtaatttctattctttcaaatatcttgaattactgtattttttttaattttctgattgctttattttttaaaatttctcaaattgttgaattttcaagttttagatTCCCTagaattattttatttgtaatttttcgaaatttaagtTTCCAATTGCTTGAGTTTCTCTACTTTTTCAtttctaaaaaatcataaatacctTAAATTCTATACAGTTcctgatttttctgaatttataaaaaatagatttaaaaaaaaaatgtttttgttttcttcaatattttgagtttCTTACATGTACTACAATTTTTGGAACTTgttattattagattttttgaagttcttgaatttatttattttttcagaaaatctttCTGGAATTCCACATTTTGAgttctttcaatttcttgattcttgattaaatttgtcgaattttcccagctgttttgatttttttattattacttttttttatttgttgaatttcttgattttcaatCTCTTGAATATCatgacttttaaaatttattttttttcgtaatttttgctgttttcatgaatttcttattttttaaaatttcaaaaacatttttttttatttttctaattattttaattttctttaatatttttttttgagtttcttgAATTCCTTAAATTGTATTAATTGCTTGATTTCTTAACACTTGTAGAATTTGTCGAAATCtagatttttcttcaatttcttgaataaaattttcttaaatttaataaaattgatgaatttaacaatttctctattttttaatttcaaggcTTACAGGATTTTTTGAGTCTCCTATATTTTTTAGCTCAAATAAAtacttttctttgaatttctttgattcTTTAAGATTCAttgaattttttagttttttttttacaaaaaatatcctgAGGAATATGAGTTTCTAAATTTCTTCTCTTTTagtgattttatttaatttacaacatttctcatgtttcttttaaatcttaaacttcttaatttttttgttttttttttatgtttctttggatctatagattttttatttattttaatttttttctatttcttgaatttcttgttttttttttaatgtgtagagaaatttaagaaattcaaaatatttttggagtaataaaagttacaaaaaataaagaaattaaaaaaataacaataaaaaatcaattcaattcgttcatttaaaatttgattattcattaaataaaccgaattgaattgtttgaacctaaattttgtaattttggtaacttttgttgttaatagatttttttttgaatttgacaatagagtcctaaagccctatgtaaatttgtatgtacaacgatttaaaaacacaattaaaatccatttctgatcacttttttcacgttaatgcaaaaaaaataaaaaataaaatggacgAGACAACATTTGTTCGATGGAACAACTATGGtcctcttggaacgagctgtcaattaGGACCTTTTCGGTCAAAAAGGGcccgaaagattttttttgaaaattgattaaaaaatccattttaaatcttttgtgatcgtacaaagggtctttgtactaagaaaaataagttttatcgttgtgaacaataatatctcaaatttatgcttaattttaggactaaATTGTCCAATGCACCAagtgatttgttgacatttttcggcaccctccgcaaacgtcaaaccattgCTTACCAAACCAACTTTGTACTGGTTTGGCGTTTGCGAAGAAGGTGCCAAAAAAATTCTTATGCTTCTTCTTGAAACAAAAATCTCACCAACTTAAatcgaaattcaataaaactctTCCAGATGAAATGAATGAGCCGTGACCATGAAATGTGAGCGATTGTCCTCCGTCATCGGGAAAAGTGGGTTTTCCCCACTCTTCTTTAGGAAACAAAtcgcaacaaaacaacaacaaaaaaatcagcaaCGAATCGAAAACAAATCCGCGCCACTCGAACACGTAGCAATTCGCTCGGTGCACTCGGAACACAGTAACAAAATTCAagctttttaaaattcttgaatctttgcttttttgtattttttgtaatttttgtatttttttaaatttttgtattttttgtgttttttttaaaatttggaatttttgaaatttttgtagttttgtaatttttgtaatttttgtaatttttgtaatttttgtttttttttttgtatttttgcattttgaaatctttcagaattaaacatttttaactgtGCTCATACGGCATCGAGTTGCAGCTTTGTGCCGACTGTGCTAATTGATTTGAGACGTGCCTTTTTTGCGTGCACGACAAATTGTTGGTTGGTTTTGTTTGTGCTCcagtgccatttttttttacttgtgtTGAAAATTTGCATCAGCACACGTGGTTTATTTGCGTTTGATTTGTGTTTATTttgcgcgaaaaaaaaaaatatttgcaattcgTTTGTGCGTTGCTAAAATACGCAATTAAATTTGATTGCTTGTTAAAAGTGGTTTCGAAAATAAAACGTGCAAaaattctggcaacactgtttgcGTCGCTTGGTTCGTAAATGAACTAACCATTTTTAACGGCTGCACAAAACTATCCATCAAAATGCTAACCTTTGCCCACCCCAACTTTGACTTCGAAATTAGACTCGGAAAGTTttgaaaggtaaacaaacaggTATCATTTTGGCAAACGTCTGaaaagtcagctgaaatcaatttagcCGCGAGGGGACAAAATTTAATTAGAATCCGTACAAGAGTAGGCCCTGCCGTGAACTTTACGGTCACCTCACTCCAAATCGGTCCCTCATCTTGAGAGTAAACAAATGTAACCCTTCGTAGTAAGCTGTTATGAATCTTTGCGGTGAACAAAGTTCATGATTATATGAATGATAATTCATGATTATGATCAAATGTTCACGACTTCATGaaatatgttcatgaaattgtgaacTCTTGTTAATAATTCATAAAAGTAGTTTTAAAATTGTACTCAAAATTGATAAGATCAGCTCTTTAAAGCGACGAGGACCAGCAAGACTACTCAAACAGCTCGCAGGTACCGGATTAATTCCGATACTTAATTTAAATTCATACTCTCCACCGTGCAAGAGCGAACGCTTTGAAAGCCCTACCGCAGGGCATTCTCCAGACAGATTGTGTCACTTGGAAAGTTTCCGCGGCACGCGAAGAAGAAAATTTCGCCGCCGCCCGGGATAAACTTTTACAAActggatttttaatttaattaagttcTTGTTTCGCACATCTCCCCTCCCGCCGAGGGGTCTCCCAAGTGCACTCCGTGTAATTTACCTTTTAAAAGCCATTTGAAGCATCCTCTGTTGAAAGTGGACCTGGTGGTTTGTCGTGCAATTTTAATCGCCCAAGTTGCAGTGTGGCAAATTGAATCTTGTTCGAAATTTGTTCGCAGATTATTTCTTCGCGCTTCATTATTACCTCGGTTGTCAAAAGcagacaaaaaattacaaaaattacaaaaattacaaaaattacaaaaattacaaaaattacaaaatttacaaaaattacaaaaattacaaaaattacaaaaattacaaaaaaataacaaaaattacaaaaattacaaaaattacaaaaattacaaaaattacaaaaattacaaaaattacaaaaattacaaaaattacaaaaattacaaaaattacaaaaattgcaaaaattacaaaaattacaaaaattacaaaaattacaaaaattacaaaaattacaaaaattacaaaaattacaaaaattacaaaaattacaaaaattacaaaaattacaaaaattacaaaaattacaaaaattacaaaaattacaaaaattacaaaaattacaaaaattacaaaaaatacaaaaattacaaaaattacaaaaattacaaaaattacaaaaattacaaaaattacaaaaattacaaaaattacaaaaattacaaaaattacaaaagttacaaaaattacaaaaattacaaaaattacaaaaattacaaaaattacaaaaattacaaaaattacaaaaattacaaaaattacaaaaattacaaaaattacaaaaattacaaaaattacaaaaattacaaaaattacaaaaattacaaaattacaaaaattacaaaaattacaaaaattacaaaaattacaaaaattacaaaaattacaaaaattacaaaattacaaaaattacaaaaattacaaaaattacaaaaattacaaaaaaataacaaaaattacaaaaattacaaaaattacaaaaattacaaaaattacaaaaaatacaaaaattacaaaaatacaaaaattacaaaaattacaaaaattacaaaaattacaaaaattacaaaaattacaaaaattacaaaaattacaaaaattacaaaaattacaaaaattacaaaaattgcaaaaattacaaaaattacaaaaattacaaaaattacaaaaattacaaaaattacaaaaattacaaaaattacaaaaattacaaaaattacaaaaaatacaaaaattacaaaaattacaaaaattacaaaaattacaaaaattacaaaaattacaaaaattacaaaaattacaaaaattacaaaaattacaaaaattacaaaaattacaaaagttacaaaaattacaaaaattacaaaaattacaaaaattacaaaaattacaaaaattacaaaaattacaaaaattacaaaaattacaaaaattacaaaaattacaaaaattacaaaaattacaaaaattacaaaaattacaaaatttacaaaaattacaaaaattacaaaaattacaaaaattacaaaaattacaaaaattacaaaaattacaaaaattacaaaaattacaaaaatacagtttaaatcaagactaaaatttcaaaaaggttaaacatttattattacgcccatttgataTGTTagctttgatttaatttttttgaaaataatgttttcgaaaagatcggaaaatttcacgaatgtttcatattttaacattgtaaatcggaccatcaggacattagaaaatggtgggttgtttggataagacttagaaaacatcaatttttgtgtttttaaacctttgctggcaatagggacgtggcgttacatcgtgctgccacctggtttttttatgtgcaagagtggaaaagtgctgagtcatcgtctaaaaatagacggcgtcctatctcgcccagcaaaatgaagtcgataaagtagtcggtttcgatgagaaaaagtggaaacgTGGTCCacctatatctcagcaaccaagggtcgtatcaacaaagtccgaaaaagccaattatagagaattttctcagcttttcaaaaatattttttttcaaaagtgggcaaacatgggcactatttaaaaaaaatcaataactgtgactattttgaaaaaagttacataaaaatggctatatattgaaaacggtgcactttatctaaatttcactaaagtactgtttgattgcaaaaattacaaaaattacaaaaattacaaaaattacaaaaattgcaaaaattacaaaaattacaaaaattacaaaaattacaaaaattacaaaaattacaaaaattacaaaaattacaaaaattacaaaaattacaaaaattacaaaaattacaaaaaattacaaaaattacaaaaaatacaaaaattacaaaaattacaaaaattacaaaaattacaaaaattacaaaaattacaaaaattacaaaaattacaaaaattacaaaaattacaaaaattacaaaaattacaaaagttacaaaaattacaaaaattacaaaaattacaaaaattacaaaaattacaaaaattacaaaaattacaaaaattacaaaaattacaaaaattacaaaaattacaaaaattacaaaaattacaaaaattacaaaaattacaaaatttacaaaaattacaaaaattacaaaaattacaaaaattacaaaaattacaaaaattacaaaaattacaaaaaatacaaaaattacaaaaaatacagtttaaatcacgactaaaatttcaaaaaggttaaacatttattattacgcccatttgataTGTTagctttgatttaatttttttgaaaatattgttttcgaaaagatcggaaaatttcacgaatgtttcatattttaacattgtaaatcggaccatcaggacattagaaaatggtgggttgtttggataagacttagaaaacatcaatttttgtgtttttaaacctttgctggcaatagggacgtggcgttacatcgtgctgccacctggtttttttatgtgcaagagtggaaaagtgctgagtcatcgtctaaaaatagacggcgtcctatctcgcccagcaaaatgaagtcgataaagtagtcggtttcgatgagaaaaagtggaaacgTGGTCCacctatatctcagcaaccaagggtcgtatcaacaaagtccgaaaaagccaattatagagaattttctcagcttttcaaaaatattttttttcaaaagtgggcaaacatgggcactatttaaaaaaaatcaataactgtgactattttgaaaaaagttacataaaaatggctatatattgaaaacggtgcactttatctaaatttcactaaagtactgtttgattgcaaattcaattttacatcgaaaaatgaaattgaaaaaaaattgcgaccaatatttcgatcttttgaaaaaaacaaagtcaaagattttttgcccattctggaaatttctgaaaagttggcatttaatgtcctctaaatcatatcagaaaataaaataaattaaaaattgtgttttttttgcaaatcaagttttagtgacaaaaagtgaatttaaaaatcaccaaaaaaattttaccgtgtattattttttttcagtgtagtccatatccatacctacaactttgccgaagacaccaaatcgatcaaaaaattccttcaaaagatacagatttttgagttttcacatttcatttttgtatggacagctgccaaatttatgtggaaaattatatggacaaactaatgatgcaaaatggcttctttgggcataccgaaggcaccaaaaaaggttcagtcggataaaaatatacaaaaattactttttaataattctaaaaaaaaccgatttcgtagagaattgctctgcttcCACGCAGCAGAAAACTGTTGAGTTGCAGACATCATCTCTACTAGGGACGTAAGATTCAAGTACGCGATGGTAACGCGCGACATCTTCTAATATTTTGGAATGACACCGCGGAAGGCGCTTCTTTGTCAAATTTCGGATAACCGAACTACGGATGATCGATAGGGTTTGCAGGATCTACAACAGAGCCTGCAGTGCCTGCGTCGACTGCGACGGGGCCCGGAATGTGTCGTACAATAGCCCGGTATAGAGTATTTCCCATAGCTGTGTAGTTCATCCATGATGCATGATATTGCAGCGGGTATGGTAAGTATGTACCGCTCGATTCCAGGTAGCTCGTATGCACTTGACGGTTTGCGACCAACTGTTTTAAGTAATTTTCACAGCTCCTCAGTTGATCGTAGAATTCGGCTGTAATCGTTACGCGACGGGGAACCGTGCAGGTACCATCTAGACCGTGGTCCTTGACTGCCTTCCCCAAATTGTTTGCCGTTTGGAGCAGACCGAATAAATCTGCTGAAGCGAGCGCGATGATGGAACGTTTTCCGTCATTGGTTCGGTGATCATTGCGAAAAGGGCTAGACATTTCGATCATTTCTCAAAACCTTCGGTAAAACGCCATGTACCAGTGCATTGAATTGCAAACCCCCTGAAAGTAGGCCTTGAGCGCAAGCGTA
This is a stretch of genomic DNA from Culex pipiens pallens isolate TS chromosome 1, TS_CPP_V2, whole genome shotgun sequence. It encodes these proteins:
- the LOC120420225 gene encoding uncharacterized protein LOC120420225 — encoded protein: MSNPNLPSSVLDPDRFPPELLDHIFRHLALRDLKSALLVCRHWRDRIGASSTLMDRVVLRFPVDRPLDRRHPGVWHVMARRARLERCSVVSVEPWWAAFGSKLVRIDLSSVTVDLPVLLAMLRQTTNLRELDVGYSTVVKGEDFDGDLRLNSLEGLLFHRASPGLVKALKNGCPRLKRLSVTHHTAPGEPDLLELVQIVQGTLKVLKLRLTDTVLEAVSEMDQLKLTNAWVQHCNDVLLTVQFCRLQPTLTTLSVFGRDITGSILSEIGQLLPNLKHLSVCFAGIDHETLSMDFLRTVPKLESLYLLGDPHTRRFKHLQPIDPSRRANLKSLQLKYLSVHPDETWQFLARSHRIQTLSLSFCHLQNWPQFAQAFGRLPSLKQLTLHYNTVLAWPQTPTRFTNTTTKALTLSFPIPIPKNHLDSLLYSFPNLSELNLADTRTFDDATIHHLSHRFAKLRKLTIKSCSITDETVRHFCQHPGQLERLELRTNSRVSRQEVERLEEKIRTVVFVPAEKDSRFRVFESRLVWIGWVGVFALAFAVDYYYFSKK